One Neosynechococcus sphagnicola sy1 DNA window includes the following coding sequences:
- a CDS encoding flavin reductase family protein has protein sequence MTLFPVQFFNLTDHEIYVITAAHNGHMSGQVATWVMLTTLVTDQMRVTASLSPLNATCELIHQSRCFVVNLLAEGQHQWLPHFGLQSSREINKFAGITPQLTDTGIPILPGTCGWALCHIGHQVDLGDRILYIADVIAQELSPDRTPLRKNAAFAALPADVMQALATKRVADAHRDRQLMKPLS, from the coding sequence GTGACATTATTCCCAGTTCAATTTTTTAATTTGACCGATCACGAGATCTATGTGATTACGGCTGCTCACAATGGACACATGAGTGGACAGGTCGCCACTTGGGTAATGCTAACAACCCTGGTGACCGACCAGATGCGAGTCACTGCTTCCCTATCGCCCTTGAATGCCACTTGTGAACTGATTCACCAGAGCCGCTGTTTTGTCGTCAACCTACTAGCCGAGGGGCAACATCAGTGGTTACCGCACTTTGGACTCCAGTCCAGTCGCGAGATCAACAAATTTGCTGGGATCACCCCCCAGTTAACCGATACTGGAATTCCGATTCTGCCGGGAACCTGTGGCTGGGCACTGTGTCACATTGGACATCAGGTTGATCTGGGCGATCGCATCCTCTACATTGCCGATGTCATCGCCCAGGAATTATCTCCCGACCGCACTCCCCTGCGTAAAAATGCTGCCTTTGCTGCTCTGCCTGCCGATGTCATGCAGGCTCTGGCTACCAAACGGGTGGCGGATGCCCACCGGGATCGTCAGTTGATGAAACCCCTCAGCTAA
- a CDS encoding M23 family metallopeptidase encodes MRRESVSPLVGNRFAFSKKALLVVGISILGLIAPAALEAQVAAREVNANLGTTWQYASFPVENFQAYTSPYGYRGSATGGSGSEFHRGLDMAAPRGSYVRNWWTGKVIEVSDDSNCGTSVVVQSGEWTHIYCHMEGHVETANGNRYMIDREGGIMVAEGQQVPAGARIGRVGMSGRTTGPHLHWGLKYAGQWVDPALVLRAMYAQQPSVSISSR; translated from the coding sequence ATGCGCAGAGAGTCAGTGTCCCCACTGGTGGGTAATCGGTTTGCCTTTTCTAAGAAAGCACTATTAGTGGTTGGGATTAGTATTTTGGGGTTAATCGCGCCGGCAGCCTTAGAGGCACAAGTCGCAGCCCGAGAAGTCAATGCCAACCTAGGCACGACCTGGCAGTATGCCTCCTTCCCCGTTGAGAATTTCCAGGCTTATACATCACCCTATGGTTATCGGGGATCGGCGACTGGCGGTAGCGGTTCTGAATTTCATCGGGGTCTGGATATGGCAGCCCCTCGGGGTAGTTATGTGCGCAACTGGTGGACGGGCAAAGTGATCGAAGTCTCCGATGACTCTAACTGCGGTACTTCAGTTGTGGTGCAGTCGGGTGAATGGACACATATTTACTGCCACATGGAAGGTCACGTTGAAACTGCTAACGGGAATCGTTACATGATTGACCGTGAGGGCGGAATTATGGTCGCAGAAGGTCAGCAGGTGCCCGCTGGTGCGCGCATTGGTCGTGTGGGGATGAGTGGCCGAACTACGGGGCCTCACCTGCACTGGGGTCTGAAGTATGCAGGGCAATGGGTTGATCCGGCATTAGTCCTGCGCGCCATGTATGCCCAGCAGCCGAGTGTTTCCATTTCCAGTCGGTAG
- a CDS encoding NAD(P)/FAD-dependent oxidoreductase yields the protein MREIYYAEVPTPDTHRVKVWLQQEFDPGWGHKTVTPTGIRLGLTGESTPSTTDNPRISETAASLPAALVLFIWSVQRTTYLKVFRWTKRPFPEESLIIGRLTTQIQAHFPQQYPAPPEVDLSQQSIFEALAPHYPQTVRYFQKMPNGEYDLNRVYWWEQRWREGVRHPQQPKQVVFSAGESTTSLQAPDYDLIYIGGALGVLHAAVMARLGYRVLLVERLPFGRMNREWNISRQEFQNLIDLGLLTPAEFEGVIAHEYLDGFHKFFDANNPPQAKAPVLHTPTVLNIALNAEKLLRLCGEKLREAGGQIWDQTEFTRVEIGSDRATVFAQFLPSQAPRQATARLVVDAMGTASAIAWQLNGGRTFDSVCPTVGAVIADGFEPGVWDRRYGDVLNSHGDISRGRQLIWELFPGEDTELTIYLFHYHQVHPENPGSLLEMYEDFFTILPEYRRCNAEDLVWKKPTFGYIPGHFSHNSRDRQVAFDRLIAIGDAASLQSPLVFTGFGSLVRNLGRLTHLLDTALRHDLLDKSHLNQIRAYQSNVAVTWLFSKGMMVPTGQFIPPQRINAMLNTFFGILASESPTVAESFIKDRTDWLTFNRMALKAAWHNPALLWWIWQLAGPSDLWRWLGSYLNFTLLAFLGGVCSQWLPRWIGQIQPWVEPRYPGLWFWLLSQSYALTYGTGIPCPYMSSLKPLLEKDSELHAENLTII from the coding sequence ATGAGAGAAATTTATTACGCAGAAGTCCCGACTCCAGATACCCACCGGGTAAAAGTTTGGTTACAGCAGGAATTTGATCCGGGTTGGGGGCACAAGACAGTCACGCCAACGGGAATTCGGCTAGGACTCACTGGAGAATCTACACCTTCTACAACGGACAATCCTAGAATTTCAGAAACGGCGGCTTCCTTGCCAGCGGCATTGGTGCTGTTTATCTGGTCGGTGCAGCGTACCACCTACCTCAAGGTGTTCCGCTGGACCAAGAGGCCGTTTCCGGAGGAGTCCTTAATAATAGGACGGTTAACCACCCAGATCCAGGCTCACTTCCCCCAGCAATATCCTGCACCACCGGAGGTTGATCTATCGCAACAATCGATCTTTGAGGCACTGGCTCCTCACTATCCCCAAACAGTGCGCTACTTCCAGAAAATGCCTAACGGCGAGTATGACTTGAACCGAGTCTATTGGTGGGAGCAACGCTGGCGAGAAGGGGTACGCCATCCTCAACAACCTAAGCAGGTCGTGTTTTCTGCTGGAGAGTCCACCACGAGTTTGCAGGCTCCAGATTACGACTTAATTTATATTGGTGGCGCCCTCGGGGTGCTCCATGCGGCAGTCATGGCACGTTTAGGATACCGGGTACTCTTGGTGGAACGCCTTCCCTTTGGTCGCATGAACCGGGAGTGGAATATTTCTCGCCAAGAATTTCAAAATCTGATTGATCTGGGCTTGTTGACCCCAGCAGAATTTGAGGGGGTGATTGCCCACGAGTACCTGGATGGGTTTCACAAGTTTTTTGATGCCAATAATCCACCCCAGGCGAAGGCTCCCGTCCTTCATACGCCCACGGTTTTGAACATTGCCTTAAATGCGGAAAAACTCCTGCGCCTCTGTGGTGAAAAATTACGGGAGGCGGGGGGACAAATCTGGGATCAAACCGAGTTTACCCGCGTGGAAATTGGCAGCGATCGGGCCACGGTTTTTGCCCAATTTCTTCCGAGCCAAGCACCACGACAGGCGACGGCAAGGCTTGTGGTGGATGCCATGGGAACTGCCTCGGCGATCGCCTGGCAACTGAACGGTGGTCGTACCTTCGATAGTGTTTGCCCCACCGTAGGAGCCGTGATTGCTGACGGATTTGAGCCAGGGGTCTGGGATCGACGCTACGGCGATGTTCTCAACAGCCATGGGGATATTTCCCGAGGTCGTCAGTTGATTTGGGAATTATTTCCGGGGGAAGACACTGAACTGACGATTTACCTGTTCCATTACCATCAGGTGCATCCCGAGAATCCGGGTTCCCTCCTGGAAATGTATGAGGACTTTTTCACGATTTTGCCGGAGTATCGCCGCTGCAATGCCGAAGATTTGGTCTGGAAGAAACCCACCTTTGGATACATTCCTGGACATTTCAGTCATAACAGTCGCGATCGCCAGGTTGCATTCGATCGCTTAATTGCCATTGGAGATGCGGCATCCCTCCAGTCCCCCCTCGTGTTTACTGGTTTTGGGTCATTGGTGCGAAATCTGGGGCGATTAACCCATCTCCTTGACACAGCGTTACGCCATGACTTGCTGGATAAATCTCATCTCAATCAGATACGTGCCTACCAGAGTAATGTGGCAGTCACCTGGCTGTTCTCGAAAGGCATGATGGTACCCACCGGGCAGTTTATTCCCCCCCAACGGATCAATGCCATGCTCAATACCTTTTTTGGCATTTTGGCATCGGAATCTCCAACGGTTGCTGAATCTTTTATTAAAGACCGTACTGATTGGCTGACCTTTAACCGGATGGCCTTGAAAGCTGCCTGGCACAACCCGGCTCTGCTGTGGTGGATCTGGCAATTGGCAGGGCCATCTGATCTGTGGCGATGGCTGGGAAGCTACCTGAACTTCACTCTCTTAGCGTTTCTGGGGGGGGTCTGTAGTCAGTGGCTACCTCGCTGGATAGGACAGATACAGCCTTGGGTAGAGCCGCGCTACCCAGGGCTGTGGTTTTGGCTCCTGAGTCAGAGCTATGCCCTCACTTACGGAACAGGGATTCCATGTCCCTATATGTCATCCTTGAAACCCCTACTAGAAAAGGATTCTGAGCTTCATGCAGAAAACCTGACGATCATCTGA
- a CDS encoding WYL domain-containing protein — protein sequence MSRKGFSITLSVKEQDKAHLEALALEFGLTWGDRPNISKLIEAIARRQLVIATNHDWSKERITALNRARTALVDAGQIEVAVAITQLLLERSELTLPLRNELEQFIARPALPWRVEVERYILRQQPFQLSYQDAAERIWNFTIRYAEIVTHEDRQYLDCWCDETIGNQDLPELMHNWCLRIDRISDAAIVPISAQWRSGLDRILVELHLLGGLAFAYQSKSTLDQVNEWLIDPPQVRRIVRQVSNTFWFTREVLRYGKDCEVMTPENLRHRIKQEVMALYDRYNAEL from the coding sequence ATGAGTCGCAAGGGATTTTCGATTACCCTCTCCGTTAAAGAGCAAGACAAAGCTCATCTTGAAGCCCTCGCCCTGGAATTTGGACTCACCTGGGGCGATCGCCCCAATATTTCCAAACTCATCGAGGCGATCGCTCGTCGCCAGTTAGTAATTGCGACCAACCATGATTGGAGCAAGGAACGGATTACGGCACTCAATCGTGCCCGGACTGCGTTGGTGGATGCGGGGCAAATTGAAGTAGCGGTAGCGATCACTCAACTATTGCTGGAACGCAGTGAACTCACCCTTCCCCTCCGCAACGAGCTAGAACAGTTCATTGCCAGACCTGCTTTGCCTTGGCGGGTTGAGGTTGAACGATATATCCTGCGGCAGCAACCGTTTCAGTTGTCCTACCAGGATGCGGCAGAGCGAATCTGGAATTTCACCATTCGCTATGCCGAAATTGTTACTCACGAAGACCGACAGTACCTTGACTGCTGGTGCGATGAAACGATAGGCAACCAGGACTTACCAGAGCTTATGCATAACTGGTGTCTCCGGATCGATCGCATTTCAGATGCTGCTATTGTCCCCATCTCTGCTCAGTGGCGTTCTGGTCTAGACAGAATTTTGGTGGAACTCCATTTGTTGGGAGGGCTGGCCTTTGCTTACCAAAGCAAATCGACCCTGGATCAGGTCAATGAATGGTTAATCGATCCTCCCCAGGTACGGCGAATTGTCCGACAAGTTTCAAATACCTTCTGGTTTACCCGTGAAGTCTTACGCTATGGGAAAGATTGTGAAGTGATGACACCAGAAAACTTACGCCACAGAATCAAGCAGGAAGTGATGGCTCTTTACGATAGATACAACGCTGAGCTGTAA
- a CDS encoding nucleotidyltransferase family protein: MSNQTSLGIDELLIKQRDEILKISAQHGAFNVRVFGSVARGEADETSDIDFLVDYSLNQISPWFPASLVLDLEKLLGRKVDVATEGSLKERIRERVLAEAVPL; this comes from the coding sequence ATGTCGAATCAAACAAGTCTAGGCATAGATGAGCTTTTGATCAAACAGCGCGATGAAATCTTAAAGATTTCAGCCCAACATGGAGCCTTTAATGTGCGGGTGTTTGGCTCTGTAGCACGAGGAGAAGCCGATGAAACGAGTGATATTGATTTTCTAGTGGATTACTCTCTAAATCAAATTAGTCCTTGGTTTCCAGCTAGTTTAGTCTTGGATCTGGAAAAATTGTTGGGACGAAAGGTAGATGTGGCAACTGAAGGATCGCTGAAGGAACGAATTCGGGAACGGGTGTTGGCAGAGGCAGTTCCGCTATGA
- a CDS encoding DUF86 domain-containing protein, translated as MAQVERYAMRGQDAFKQDELVQVWIIHHLQILGEAASKLSDSFVAQHSEVPWSVIVEFRNILVHEYFRVNLQMVWQIVERDLPNLKARITAILQDKS; from the coding sequence ATCGCCCAGGTTGAACGATATGCAATGCGAGGACAAGACGCATTTAAACAAGATGAACTCGTGCAAGTCTGGATTATTCATCATCTGCAAATTTTAGGTGAAGCCGCCAGTAAATTGTCAGATTCCTTCGTTGCACAGCATTCAGAAGTTCCCTGGTCTGTGATCGTGGAATTCAGAAATATTTTGGTTCACGAATATTTCAGGGTGAACTTACAGATGGTTTGGCAAATTGTAGAGCGGGATTTACCTAATCTCAAAGCCAGAATCACAGCTATTTTGCAAGACAAGTCATGA
- a CDS encoding DUF433 domain-containing protein, translated as MSNSDLLFRISSDPNICFGKPCIHGHRIWVSLILDYLAAGETIEGVLEAYPSLDRADVLACIAYGAESSEISKSVEIEIF; from the coding sequence ATGAGTAACTCAGACCTACTATTTCGTATTTCTAGTGACCCTAACATTTGTTTCGGTAAGCCCTGTATTCACGGGCACCGTATCTGGGTATCGCTGATTTTGGATTATCTGGCGGCTGGGGAGACGATCGAGGGGGTGTTGGAAGCATATCCTAGCCTCGATCGTGCAGATGTATTGGCTTGTATTGCCTATGGTGCAGAAAGTTCAGAAATATCCAAGAGTGTTGAAATTGAGATTTTTTGA
- the cas3 gene encoding type I-D CRISPR-associated helicase Cas3': MTKYRVTLKPVYSCPASELPAGINLPEGWSSLSWHQVETFNALNNSNIDVVFNTAMTGDGKSLAAYLQVLQGKCCAIGLYPTNELARDQETQTQEYITKFQPPSDLRVVRLSGAELEIYSESEGLRKGAALSTRSSQSEVLLTNPDIFHYLHRGAYLIPKDSPDKLWGRIDKDFDLFIFDEFHVFAAPQIASVINTLLLIRCTNRRKKFLFLSATPDEHLIRRLRIAGFRCQEINPVQQGKYQFPDRLDKQTQLQATHWRQVARAIQLKFVPLASGTKASETWLKENCSLIREQFQNHPGSKGAIILNSIAAVKRLTPFFQELLQSLGLTVGENTGLSGKTIREQSLAADLVLGTSTIDVGVDFKINFLIFESSDAGNFIQRLGRLGRHDWYNRDGQRVDFNGFTAYALVPNFFVERLFAGDSPPLATEGVYDRPFLNETVWEQYRTINDFAGYYKRWGAFQSLFLGRKLADKTIQQQYAGSLASFQHDCEQVFDRPFSQLAGLVKGWAKGWQILSGKKEGNPIYEDACSFRGSSLLQCGLYDLTEVNEADRFKTYDLSGILSNLEIEPWTEAGFLRSLQETATRTQKPIPKGRFAHCLAFMKLVSYREERSIWKFTYPGDLTEPANAWKVQVLTGLEVWQPENRWVGELNKRLRQQGLVCYLLCRPVSEVRIRLQLPMHFQIYPISDQHSVHDAIAPYAIAFGQSALLLDTLAYRFKTKGGDPMIF, translated from the coding sequence ATGACAAAGTATCGTGTCACGCTTAAACCTGTTTATTCTTGTCCAGCTTCCGAGTTGCCAGCGGGCATAAATCTACCTGAAGGGTGGTCATCTTTATCTTGGCATCAAGTAGAAACGTTCAATGCTCTGAACAATTCAAATATTGATGTTGTGTTCAACACTGCTATGACCGGAGATGGTAAAAGCTTAGCTGCGTATCTGCAAGTGCTACAGGGAAAGTGTTGCGCGATCGGACTTTACCCCACCAATGAACTAGCTCGTGATCAAGAAACTCAAACTCAAGAGTACATTACGAAATTTCAACCACCGAGTGATCTGCGCGTTGTCAGACTGAGTGGAGCAGAATTAGAGATTTATTCAGAGAGTGAGGGGTTAAGGAAAGGAGCAGCACTCTCTACTCGTAGCAGTCAATCAGAGGTTCTGTTGACAAACCCAGATATTTTTCACTATCTCCATCGGGGAGCCTATTTGATCCCAAAAGATAGTCCCGATAAGTTGTGGGGACGAATTGACAAAGATTTTGACCTGTTTATTTTTGATGAATTTCACGTGTTTGCGGCTCCCCAAATCGCCAGCGTGATCAACACCCTGCTGTTGATTCGCTGTACTAATCGGAGGAAAAAGTTTCTGTTCCTATCTGCTACCCCAGATGAGCACTTAATCCGGCGACTCAGAATAGCTGGCTTTCGCTGTCAAGAGATTAACCCAGTTCAACAGGGCAAATACCAGTTTCCCGATCGTCTAGACAAGCAAACACAGCTTCAGGCAACTCATTGGCGGCAGGTAGCACGCGCCATTCAACTCAAGTTTGTTCCACTTGCCTCTGGCACAAAAGCTTCAGAAACTTGGTTGAAAGAGAATTGCAGTCTGATCAGAGAACAATTTCAAAATCATCCCGGCAGCAAAGGCGCGATTATTCTCAATTCCATTGCTGCGGTTAAACGGCTGACACCCTTTTTCCAGGAGCTATTACAATCCTTGGGGTTAACGGTTGGCGAAAATACGGGTCTTTCTGGCAAAACCATCAGGGAGCAGTCCCTTGCAGCAGATCTGGTGTTAGGCACTAGCACGATCGATGTGGGGGTAGACTTCAAGATTAATTTCCTGATCTTTGAATCCTCGGATGCGGGGAACTTCATCCAGCGCTTGGGGCGGTTAGGGCGACATGATTGGTATAACCGGGATGGACAACGGGTTGATTTTAATGGGTTTACTGCCTATGCCTTAGTTCCTAACTTTTTTGTGGAACGGTTGTTTGCGGGAGATTCTCCACCGTTGGCAACTGAGGGGGTTTACGATCGCCCATTTCTCAATGAAACGGTTTGGGAACAGTACCGCACAATCAATGATTTTGCAGGCTACTACAAACGATGGGGGGCATTTCAATCCCTATTTTTAGGGCGGAAGCTGGCTGACAAAACGATTCAGCAGCAGTATGCCGGGAGCCTTGCTAGCTTTCAACACGACTGTGAGCAAGTGTTCGATCGCCCCTTTAGCCAACTCGCTGGGTTAGTCAAAGGATGGGCAAAGGGCTGGCAGATCCTTTCCGGTAAGAAAGAAGGCAATCCGATTTATGAGGATGCTTGCAGCTTTCGGGGTTCTAGCCTCTTGCAATGTGGGTTGTATGACCTGACGGAGGTCAATGAAGCCGATCGCTTCAAGACCTACGATTTGTCGGGGATTCTGAGCAACCTGGAGATTGAACCCTGGACAGAGGCAGGATTTCTGCGATCGCTGCAAGAAACCGCTACTCGCACCCAAAAGCCCATCCCAAAAGGACGATTTGCCCATTGTCTGGCGTTCATGAAGCTGGTCAGCTACCGAGAAGAGCGATCGATCTGGAAATTTACCTACCCTGGCGATTTGACCGAGCCAGCCAATGCCTGGAAGGTGCAAGTGTTGACAGGACTGGAAGTCTGGCAACCCGAAAACCGTTGGGTGGGTGAACTGAATAAACGACTACGCCAACAAGGGCTAGTCTGTTATTTGCTCTGCCGTCCGGTCAGTGAAGTGCGAATACGGTTGCAATTGCCAATGCACTTCCAGATTTATCCGATTAGTGATCAGCACAGTGTTCACGATGCGATCGCGCCCTATGCGATCGCTTTTGGGCAAAGTGCCCTGCTGCTGGATACGTTGGCCTATCGGTTCAAAACCAAAGGAGGTGACCCAATGATTTTTTGA
- a CDS encoding DUF433 domain-containing protein, which translates to MNDQTLLERITINPTIFGGKPIIRGRRLAVEHILGMLAAGDTIEILLEGYPWLEREDILACLVYARRLVGHERVEPLLVER; encoded by the coding sequence ATGAATGATCAAACTTTATTAGAGCGGATCACGATTAACCCCACCATCTTTGGGGGGAAGCCCATCATTCGAGGTCGTCGCCTTGCGGTGGAGCATATCTTGGGGATGCTGGCGGCAGGGGATACGATCGAGATTCTCCTGGAGGGGTATCCCTGGCTAGAACGGGAAGATATTCTCGCTTGCTTAGTCTATGCCCGTCGATTAGTGGGGCATGAACGGGTTGAGCCTCTGCTGGTGGAGCGTTAA
- a CDS encoding DUF5615 family PIN-like protein: MKLLLDTCVWGGTRTPLVAAGYDVVWAGDWEADPGDEQILAMAYSESRILVTLDKDFGELAIVRGFPHCGIVRLVNLSSRQQASICLAVLKRYGEELQAGAIVTTELNRVRIRPAEEEPFN, translated from the coding sequence GTGAAATTGCTCTTAGATACCTGTGTGTGGGGTGGAACTCGCACACCTCTGGTTGCTGCTGGATACGATGTGGTTTGGGCTGGCGACTGGGAGGCAGACCCAGGTGATGAGCAGATTCTGGCAATGGCTTACAGCGAGAGCCGTATTCTAGTGACTCTCGATAAGGATTTTGGAGAGTTGGCGATTGTACGAGGTTTTCCCCATTGCGGCATTGTGCGTTTGGTAAATCTCAGTAGCAGACAGCAAGCAAGTATTTGCTTAGCAGTGCTTAAACGTTACGGTGAAGAGTTACAGGCAGGTGCAATTGTTACTACTGAGTTAAATAGAGTCAGAATTCGTCCAGCAGAGGAAGAACCATTTAACTAA
- a CDS encoding HepT-like ribonuclease domain-containing protein: MEKLGGFRNILAHLYDEIIPEKVYESLRHALIDHPQYLAELENYLNSLEQANGEADSEP, encoded by the coding sequence ATGGAGAAATTGGGTGGGTTTCGGAATATCTTGGCTCATTTGTACGACGAAATCATTCCGGAGAAAGTGTATGAATCACTGCGACATGCGTTGATTGATCACCCACAGTATCTTGCTGAGCTTGAAAATTATTTGAATTCTCTGGAGCAGGCTAATGGTGAAGCAGATTCAGAACCATGA